One Rossellomorea aquimaris DNA window includes the following coding sequences:
- a CDS encoding DUF1146 family protein: MIESFGQQALISMLVHLFVFGITFWSLQSIQLDKLLKKNRVAQGRLLYILLTVAIGSAVSRFLLDYYLWSQSLPVFFE, from the coding sequence GTGATAGAAAGCTTTGGCCAGCAGGCCCTTATCAGCATGCTCGTGCATCTATTTGTATTCGGGATCACATTTTGGTCTTTGCAATCCATCCAGTTAGACAAGCTCCTCAAGAAAAATCGAGTCGCTCAAGGGAGACTATTGTATATCCTACTAACGGTCGCAATCGGATCAGCCGTCAGCCGTTTCTTACTGGATTACTACCTGTGGTCTCAAAGCTTGCCTGTTTTCTTTGAATAA